A window of the Diospyros lotus cultivar Yz01 unplaced genomic scaffold, ASM1463336v1 superscaf1, whole genome shotgun sequence genome harbors these coding sequences:
- the LOC127792844 gene encoding glucan endo-1,3-beta-glucosidase 14 — translation MASFSRSTAFFQTLFIFSLSFSGIVESFGINYGQVANNLPPPDRVLELLQSLKINKARIYDTNPQILTAFANSGVELIVTVENQILRQLMDPQQALQWVSTHIKPYFPATKITEIAVGNEVFTGDDMSLLDNLVPAMVSIHASLVQLGLDQYINVSTPSSLAVLDVSYPPSAGCFKGELTGIMSQLLQFLTATKSPFWINAYPYFAYKDEPNGISLDYALFNPNSGMVDPYTKLRYDNMLYAQVDAVIFACARMGFGGLEVRVSETGWPSKGDSNEVGATVQNAAIYNRNLLRRQMASEGTPLRPKMRLEVYLFALFNEDLKPGPISERNYGLFQPDESVVYNVGLSALSSTSSTSSASISLTSSATKKPVPKMGYQSLVYWMFVYLLAYQVLIRRQC, via the exons atggcaTCATTTTCTAGAAGTACTGCCTTCTTCCAGactctttttatattttctctctctttctcag GAATCGTCGAATCCTTCGGCATCAATTATGGTCAAGTTGCCAACAATTTACCACCGCCGGACAGAGTTCTCGAGCTTCTACAATCGCTTAAGATCAACAAGGCCAGGATCTACGACACCAATCCTCAAATTCTGACGGCATTTGCCAATTCCGGTGTCGAGCTCATCGTCACCGTCGAGAACCAAATTCTGAGGCAGCTTATGGATCCACAACAAGCCCTTCAATGGGTGAGCACCCACATAAAGCCATATTTTCCGGCCACCAAGATCACCGAAATCGCCGTCGGCAATGAGGTCTTCACCGGAGACGACATGTCGCTCTTGGACAACCTTGTTCCGGCCATGGTCAGCATCCACGCCTCCCTGGTCCAACTAGGGCTAGATCAATACATCAATGTCTCTACGCCGAGCTCCCTGGCGGTTCTCGACGTGTCTTACCCGCCTTCCGCCGGCTGTTTCAAGGGAGAACTTACCGGAATCATGTCACAGCTCTTGCAGTTCTTGACAGCCACCAAGTCCCCCTTTTGGATCAATGCATACCCTTACTTTGCCTACAAAGATGAACCAAATGGAATTTCTCTAGACTATGCGTTATTTAACCCTAATTCAGGCATGGTTGATCCTTACACCAAGTTACGCTATGACAACATGCTATATGCTCAGGTTGATGCAGTGATCTTTGCTTGTGCAAGAATGGGTTTTGGTGGGTTGGAAGTAAGGGTTTCTGAGACCGGCTGGCCATCGAAAGGCGACTCCAACGAAGTCGGGGCAACTGTCCAAAACGCGGCAATATATAACAGGAATTTGCTTAGAAGGCAAATGGCAAGCGAAGGGACACCATTAAGACCAAAGATGAGGCTAGAGGTGTATCTGTTTGCTTTGTTCAATGAGGACTTGAAGCCTGGGCCAATTTCAGAGAGGAACTATGGCCTGTTTCAGCCTGATGAGAGCGTGGTTTACAATGTGGGACTCTCTGCCTTGTCAAGCACTTCTTCCACCTCCTCAGCTTCCATTTCTCTCACTTCCTCTGCCACCAAG AAGCCGGTGCCAAAGATGGGATATCAAAGCTTGGTTTACTGGATGTTTGTATACTTGCTGGCCTACCAAGTACTAATAAGGAGACAATGTTAG